GATCGCCGAGCTGTCCGGCGGCCTGGCCGAATTGGCCGCACGGCACATGAAACTGGTGAAGACCGGCCGCACGCACATGATGGACGCGACGCCGATCACCTTCGGTCAGGAGCTATCGGGGTTTATAGCGCAGCTGGATTACGCCGAACGGGCGATCCGCGCGGCACTGCCGGCGGTGTGTGAACTGGCGCAGGGCGGCACTGCCGTCGGCACCGGCCTGAATTCGCCGCACGGCTTTGGCGAAGCGATTGCCGCGGAACTCGCCGCGCTGTCCGGTCTGCCGTTCGTCACCGCGCCGAACAAGTTTGCCGCGCTGGCCGGGCATGAGCCGCTGACCAGCCTGTCCGGCGCCCTGAAGACCCTCGCCGTGGCGCTGATGAAAATCGCCAACGACCTCCGTCTACTCGGCTCCGGCCCTCGCGCAGGCTTGGCCGAAGTCAAGCTGCCGGCCAACGAGCCGGGCAGTTCGATCATGCCCGGCAAGGTCAACCCTACCCAGTGCGAAGCGCTGTCGATGCTGGCCTGCCAGGTGTTGGGCAACGACGTCACCATCGGCATTGCGGCGAGTCAGGGTCACCTGCAACTGAACGTGTACAAACCGGTGATCATCCACAATGTGCTGCAATCGATCCGCCTGCTCGCCGACGGTTGTAGCAACTTCCAGCAGCACTGCATCGCCGGTCTTGAACCGGACGCGCAGGTCATGGCCCAGCACCTGGAACGCGGTCTGATGCTGGTGACCGCGCTGAATCCGCACATCGGTTACGACAAGTCGGCGGAAATCGCCAAGAAGGCTTACGGTGAGGGCTTGACCTTGCGCGAGGCGGCGCTGCAGCTGGGGTATCTGACCGATGAAGAGTT
The Pseudomonas fluorescens genome window above contains:
- a CDS encoding class II fumarate hydratase — protein: MSRIETDSLGQIEVPDDAYWGAQTQRSLINFAIGQERMPLPVLHALALIKKAAARVNDRNGDLPADIARLIEQTADEVLDGQHDDQFPLVVWQTGSGTQSNMNVNEVIAGRANELAGNPRGGKTPVHPNDHVNRSQSSNDCFPTAMSIATAKAVQEQLLPAIAELSGGLAELAARHMKLVKTGRTHMMDATPITFGQELSGFIAQLDYAERAIRAALPAVCELAQGGTAVGTGLNSPHGFGEAIAAELAALSGLPFVTAPNKFAALAGHEPLTSLSGALKTLAVALMKIANDLRLLGSGPRAGLAEVKLPANEPGSSIMPGKVNPTQCEALSMLACQVLGNDVTIGIAASQGHLQLNVYKPVIIHNVLQSIRLLADGCSNFQQHCIAGLEPDAQVMAQHLERGLMLVTALNPHIGYDKSAEIAKKAYGEGLTLREAALQLGYLTDEEFDAWVRPENMIEAGAKG